A genomic region of Metopolophium dirhodum isolate CAU chromosome 1, ASM1992520v1, whole genome shotgun sequence contains the following coding sequences:
- the LOC132936016 gene encoding uncharacterized protein LOC132936016 gives MCMEVMDEFEDTDSYTVAVNGKRVSTANTTSAANAKRVRLNLVKSPGFIEISSSANRKIVWYYARNIGGIVNYIDFIHSLESELIQLLKTRVQLGAIKFNLKLEATYNRPNVVNSSENRAFKTSAVEMFAESNISEIIKRAFVNLLNEKNEYTGRGSGFTMESIDGLLLSVYKYTPMGGSSYIQLPKLP, from the exons ATGTGTATGGAAGTCATGGACGAATTTGAGGATACag attcttACACCGTTGCCGTTAACGGGAAACGTGTTTCGACTGCCAATACCACCTCGGCTGCTAATGCTAAAAGGGTTAGGTTGAATCTAGTAAAATCACCAGGGTTCATAGAAATATCATCGTCTGCAAACCGAAAAATTGTTTGGTACTATGCTAGAAATATAGGGGGGATAGTGAACTATATAGACTTTATTCACTCACTCGAGTCTGAactaattcaattattaaaaacacgTGTTCAACTAGGAGCAATTAAGTTTAATCTTAAACTCGAGGCTACCTATAATCGCCCCAACGTAGTAAACTCGTCAGAGAACCGGGCGTTTAAAACATCAGCGGTCGAAATGTTTGCAGAGAGTAACATTAGTGAGATTATAAAGAGAGCgtttgttaatttattgaacGAGAAAAATGAGTACACCGGGAGAGGTAGCGGTTTTACCATGGAGTCAATAGATGGACTTTTACtaagtgtatataaatatacgccAATGGGCGGTTCGTCGTATATACAATTACCTAAGTTACCTTAA